One stretch of Brevibacillus laterosporus DNA includes these proteins:
- a CDS encoding S1 RNA-binding domain-containing protein codes for MAVEVGSIIEGKVTAIKPFGMFVAVDETQQGLVHISQVANGFVKDINDHFSVGAAVKVKVLSIDDAGKISLSVRAALPAPEREARDEQKERGGDRGGYRGGGNRGGDRGFNKRDTPKDSFEDKMKKWMKHSEENIATINKKQNKRGY; via the coding sequence ATGGCAGTAGAAGTTGGAAGCATCATTGAAGGAAAAGTGACGGCAATTAAACCTTTTGGTATGTTTGTTGCTGTGGATGAAACGCAACAAGGACTAGTTCACATTTCCCAAGTTGCAAATGGTTTTGTAAAGGATATTAATGATCACTTTTCCGTTGGAGCTGCTGTGAAGGTTAAAGTACTCTCCATCGATGATGCAGGTAAGATCTCCCTTTCCGTTCGCGCAGCTTTACCAGCACCAGAACGCGAAGCTCGCGACGAACAAAAAGAGCGCGGTGGAGACCGTGGCGGCTATCGTGGTGGTGGGAATCGTGGTGGAGACCGTGGCTTCAATAAGCGTGACACTCCTAAGGATTCGTTTGAAGACAAAATGAAAAAATGGATGAAACACAGCGAAGAAAACATAGCTACTATCAATAAAAAACAGAATAAGCGCGGATACTAA
- a CDS encoding acetate/propionate family kinase translates to MKVPVGISNRHIHLSQQDLDQLFGPGYELKKLKDLKQVGQYAAEETVNIVGPKGRINKVRVLGPVRKATQLEVSRTDSFVLGVEPPVRDSGDIKGSPGITLEGPHGTVTIDEGVIIAFRHIHFSEDEAKEFGVKDKQFVSVEVPGTRSIVFENVLCRVHKDFRLELHIDTDEANAAGLKNNMELEVIVPVDNGDTYSKFKAQEKKISLVLNCGSSSVKYQLFELPSRKVIDKGMVEEVKRDAYEQAINAIFDKYKQYDISMVSHRVVHGGEDFKESVIITDDVKRKIDALSRFAPLHNPINLLGIELAQKCRPDALHVAVFDTAFHQTMPPVSYLYPLPYEYYEKYGIRKYGFHGTSHRYVVQRAEQLMGTPKEKLRLISCHIGSGASITAVRYGQSIDTSMGMTPLAGVMMGTRSGNIDPGILPYIAEIEKTDTSGAMEILNKESGVLGLSGISSDLRDIEKAAAEGNERADLALQLFAQRLHDFIGLYLARLNGIDGIIFTAGVGENSELVRQLVCNGLEYAGVILDKEANRNNKGEGFINSPYSPVKIMVIPTNEELVMATDAYQLFLNNTDLVQV, encoded by the coding sequence ATGAAGGTACCTGTTGGTATTTCAAACCGTCATATTCACTTATCACAACAAGATCTGGATCAATTATTCGGTCCTGGCTATGAGCTTAAAAAGCTAAAGGACCTAAAACAAGTTGGCCAGTATGCAGCAGAAGAAACGGTTAACATTGTTGGACCAAAAGGTAGAATTAATAAAGTGCGTGTATTAGGCCCTGTGCGAAAAGCGACGCAGCTAGAAGTATCCCGTACAGACAGTTTTGTATTGGGTGTAGAGCCTCCTGTGCGTGATTCTGGCGATATTAAAGGTAGTCCAGGTATCACTCTTGAAGGGCCTCATGGAACTGTTACCATTGATGAAGGTGTTATCATTGCATTCCGTCACATTCACTTCTCAGAAGACGAAGCAAAAGAATTTGGCGTAAAAGACAAACAATTTGTATCCGTTGAAGTTCCAGGTACTCGTTCCATTGTGTTTGAAAATGTATTGTGCCGTGTGCATAAGGATTTCCGTTTAGAATTGCACATCGATACAGATGAAGCGAATGCTGCTGGTCTTAAAAACAACATGGAATTGGAAGTTATTGTACCAGTAGACAATGGCGACACCTATTCTAAATTTAAAGCACAAGAGAAAAAGATAAGCCTTGTTTTAAACTGTGGAAGCTCCTCTGTTAAATATCAATTGTTCGAATTGCCTTCTCGTAAAGTAATTGACAAAGGCATGGTAGAAGAAGTAAAACGCGATGCTTATGAACAAGCAATCAATGCTATTTTTGATAAATATAAGCAATACGATATTTCAATGGTATCTCATCGTGTAGTTCACGGAGGAGAAGATTTCAAGGAATCTGTGATTATTACAGACGATGTAAAACGCAAAATCGATGCGTTGTCTCGATTTGCACCTCTGCATAACCCTATCAACCTATTAGGAATTGAATTGGCGCAAAAATGCCGTCCAGATGCGCTCCACGTAGCGGTATTTGATACAGCTTTCCATCAAACAATGCCACCAGTATCTTATTTGTATCCATTGCCATATGAATACTATGAGAAATACGGTATTCGTAAATATGGCTTCCACGGAACATCTCACCGTTATGTGGTACAACGTGCAGAGCAATTAATGGGTACACCAAAAGAAAAATTACGTCTAATTAGTTGCCACATTGGTAGTGGTGCCAGCATTACAGCCGTACGCTATGGTCAATCCATTGATACGTCTATGGGTATGACTCCGCTTGCTGGAGTAATGATGGGTACACGTAGCGGTAACATTGATCCAGGAATCTTGCCATACATCGCAGAAATTGAAAAAACCGATACATCAGGTGCGATGGAAATATTGAACAAAGAAAGCGGTGTGCTAGGATTGTCCGGCATCTCCAGCGATCTGCGTGACATAGAAAAAGCAGCAGCAGAAGGTAACGAGCGTGCCGATTTAGCTCTTCAACTATTTGCACAACGTCTACATGACTTTATCGGTCTGTACTTGGCTCGCCTGAATGGTATCGATGGTATCATCTTTACAGCAGGTGTTGGCGAGAACAGTGAATTGGTCCGTCAATTGGTATGTAACGGCCTAGAATACGCTGGTGTTATCCTAGATAAAGAAGCAAATCGTAACAATAAAGGAGAGGGCTTCATCAATAGCCCATACTCTCCAGTTAAAATTATGGTAATTCCAACCAACGAAGAACTGGTCATGGCTACTGATGCTTACCAGCTTTTCCTAAATAATACAGATTTGGTACAAGTATAA